One window from the genome of Megalobrama amblycephala isolate DHTTF-2021 linkage group LG4, ASM1881202v1, whole genome shotgun sequence encodes:
- the tbx3b gene encoding T-box transcription factor TBX3 — MAYHNFIPASPTDFTISSMLGQQSQFFPVGYGKRQFTNVHHNSIRLALKDAASPAHLSVDTRDLGLAPEDDPVVHLEGKDLWGQFHKCGTEMVITKSGRRMFPAFKVRCSGFDGKARYILLMDIVAADDFRYKFHNSRWLVAGKADPEMPKRMYIHPDSPATGEQWMSKAVTFHKLKLTNNISDKHGFTILNSMHKYQPRFHIVRANDILKLPYSTFKTYVFPETEFIAVTAYQNEKITQLKIDNNPFAKGFRDTGNGRREKRKQMLHQKCDVEAEKANVFTDDSPFDQSSSNCLIQETNVVTSTSTDMNESDIDGYGDEKESKEDENQTISQDEQNSREISTSVLQSKDDSKEKIQGDWKMEVNNKEKHSEKEGTEHLPFVKRHAEQSKFAVDVTDVSLKGLLAQPYYIPTPGLINSLCVPAQVLSNLCQFNYVGTLPLLASEATGPWLSGRSNEGEGQSYTTSVSTSQQRLIGMPDLPPNFQQHRTTSQGVLVSAHGTVLSYPQSYMTTSAATSSAVSYQAQRPPFLNVGYRSRCRPYPVPMWVHGRKMPQTSVFVPYGETDTNEHAGITTPRSTEFRSKSNEDQNTTCRDL, encoded by the exons ATGGCGTATCACAACTTTATACCGGCCAGTCCCACTGACTTCACTATTAGTTCGATGCTGGGACAACAATCACAGTTTTTTCCTGTTGGATACGGGAAACGGCAGTTTACGAACGTCCACCATAACTCTATTCGTCTGGCACTCAAAGACGCCGCTTCTCCCGCGCACCTCTCCGTGGATACGAGAGACCTCGGACTGGCACCTGAGGATGACCCCGTGGTTCACCTGGAAGGCAAGGACCTGTGGGGGCAGTTTCACAAATGCGGTACGGAGATGGTCATAACAAAGTCTGGAAG GCGCATGTTTCCAGCATTTAAAGTGCGCTGCAGCGGCTTTGACGGGAAGGCGAGGTACATCTTGCTGATGGACATAGTCGCGGCTGATGACTTCAGATACAAGTTTCACAACTCCCGTTGGCTGGTCGCTGGAAAGGCCGATCCAGAAATGCCCAAACGAATGTACATCCACCCAGACAGTCCTGCTACCGGGGAGCAATGGATGTCCAAAGCTGTGACCTTTCATAAACTCAAACTGACGAACAATATATCTGACAAACATGGATTT ACTATTTTAAACTCCATGCACAAATATCAGCCGAGGTTTCATATCGTTCGAGCCAACGACATCCTCAAACTTCCTTACAGCACGTTCAAAACATACGTGTTTCCTGAGACTGAGTTTATCGCTGTGACTGCATACCAAAACGAAAAG ATAACTCAGCTGAAAATCGATAATAATCCATTTGCAAAAGGATTCCGCGATACCGGAAATGGGAGACGAGAGAAAAG GAAACAGATGTTGCATCAAAAGTGCGACGTGGAAGCGGAAAAAGCCAATGTGTTCACAGACGACTCACCTTTTGACCAAAGTTCATCAAATTGTTTAATTCAAGAAACTAATGTCGTTACATCAACTTCAACAG ATATGAATGAGAGCGACATCGATGGATATGGAGACGAGAAGGAAAGCAAAGAAGATGAGAATCAGACAATTTCTCAAGATGAGCAAAATTCCAGAGAAATCTCTACATCAGTGCTACAATCCAAGGACGATTCAAAAGAGAAGATACAAGGAGACTGGAAGATGGAGGTCAACAACAAGGAAAAGCATAGTGAGAAGGAGGGTACTGAACATTTACCCTTTGTTAAAAGACATGCTGAACAATCCAAGTTTGCAGTTGATGTGACTGATGTTTCTCTGAAGGGTTTGCTCGCTCAGCCCTATTACATCCCCACTCCAGGCCTAATTAATTCGCTGTGTGTGCCGGCACAAGTCTTGTCAAATTTATGTCAGTTTAATTATGTTGGAACACTTCCACTTTTGGCATCTGAAGCAACTGGTCCTTGGTTATCTGGAAGGTCAAATGAAGGGGAGGGTCAAAGTTACACCACTTCAGTCTCAACCTCACAACAAAGACTTATTGGCATGCCAGATTTACCACCGAACTTTCAGCAGCACAGAACAACCTCTCAG GGTGTGCTTGTCTCGGCACACGGAACGGTCTTGTCTTATCCGCAGAGTTACATGACTACATCTGCTGCCACCTCGTCTGCGGTCTCATACCAGGCTCAACGGCCCCCTTTTCTCAACGTTGGCTACCGATCCCGATGCAGACCATACCCTGTACCAATGTGGGTGCATGGCCGAAAAATGCCACAAACCTCAGTATTTGTACCATATGGTGAAACTGATACAAATGAGCATGCTGGTATTACAACTCCTAGATCAACTGAGTTTAGATCAAAATCTAATGAGGATCAAAACACAACCTGTCGGGATCTCTAG